A region of Chitinophaga horti DNA encodes the following proteins:
- a CDS encoding diacylglycerol/lipid kinase family protein → MKKILIIVNRKAGTDREKRMEEHVRQHLPEAQFQVEITHLAYLGHGADLAREAVKNGVHIVVAVGGDGSINEIAQGLVGSATALAIVPRGSGNGLARALKIPLDVPKALQLIAANKQLPMDVGYANEYLFLSNAGVGFDALIADRFRHSKKRGLMNYARLIIGHFRRYRPEAYQMQVDGASKQTPAFLLTVANGNQFGYEFKIAPPADVFDGQLDVCIVKPVRFWDLLPISIRSLAGNIHKSRYMQHERGKEIVVSSPGLDSLQVDGDAVELSGREVRFQVVPAALRIIVP, encoded by the coding sequence TTGAAAAAGATACTCATCATTGTAAACCGCAAAGCTGGTACCGACCGGGAAAAACGGATGGAAGAACACGTGCGGCAGCATTTGCCGGAAGCACAGTTCCAGGTAGAGATCACGCATCTTGCCTACCTTGGTCACGGTGCCGACCTTGCCCGGGAAGCGGTGAAAAATGGCGTACATATAGTGGTGGCTGTCGGCGGTGACGGTTCCATTAACGAAATAGCCCAGGGGCTGGTAGGATCTGCTACCGCGCTGGCGATTGTGCCCAGGGGTAGTGGCAATGGCCTGGCCCGTGCACTTAAAATCCCGCTGGACGTTCCCAAGGCGTTACAACTGATCGCTGCGAATAAACAATTGCCGATGGATGTAGGTTATGCAAACGAATACCTGTTCCTGAGTAATGCAGGCGTGGGGTTTGATGCACTGATCGCAGACCGGTTCCGCCATAGCAAAAAGCGTGGGCTGATGAATTATGCGCGGCTGATCATCGGTCACTTCCGCCGTTATCGCCCCGAGGCTTACCAGATGCAGGTGGATGGCGCGTCGAAGCAAACACCGGCTTTCCTGTTAACGGTGGCAAATGGCAATCAATTTGGCTATGAGTTTAAAATAGCACCTCCGGCAGATGTGTTTGACGGGCAACTGGACGTTTGTATCGTAAAACCGGTCCGTTTCTGGGATTTATTGCCGATCAGCATCCGGTCGTTGGCGGGTAATATTCATAAAAGCCGCTACATGCAGCATGAAAGAGGGAAGGAGATCGTGGTGAGCAGCCCGGGTCTGGATAGTCTGCAGGTAGACGGCGATGCGGTTGAGCTGAGCGGTCGTGAAGTGCGCTTCCAGGTGGTTCCGGCAGCATTACGTATTATTGTACCATAA
- a CDS encoding translation initiation factor has translation MSKKKHSNPGGIVYSTNPDFSYDAGHDEAQETLPPAEQRLKVLLDKKQRAGKVVTLVEGFVGKEEDLEKLGKELKTKCGAGGSAKDGVILVQGDYREKVVKWLNDWGYKAK, from the coding sequence ATGAGCAAAAAGAAACATTCCAACCCTGGCGGGATCGTATACTCCACTAATCCCGACTTTTCTTATGACGCTGGCCATGATGAAGCGCAGGAAACCCTGCCACCTGCCGAGCAGCGCTTAAAGGTGTTGCTGGATAAAAAGCAGCGTGCCGGTAAAGTGGTAACACTTGTTGAGGGCTTCGTTGGTAAGGAAGAAGATCTGGAGAAGTTGGGTAAGGAGTTGAAAACGAAATGTGGTGCTGGTGGTAGCGCGAAGGACGGGGTTATTCTTGTACAGGGCGATTACCGGGAGAAGGTAGTGAAGTGGCTGAATGATTGGGGGTATAAAGCGAAGTAA
- a CDS encoding biotin--[acetyl-CoA-carboxylase] ligase — MIGKYFNVLDSTDSTNNYAMARLNEGPVAEGTAWFAMEQTAGKGQRGKAWHSPPGENILLSTALQPALPLTEQFMLSVAVALGACDFFAAYAGDETSIKWSNDIYWRDRKAAGILIENILRGSIWQYAIVGIGVNINAARFPEQLVNPVSLRQITGREWDAIELAKDLCQHLDRRYRQLVPGRFEELLEAYKSRLFRFNTPAFYRKDGELFQATIRDVLPDGKLQLEKESGDRMDAGFGEIEFVFAK, encoded by the coding sequence GTGATCGGCAAATATTTTAATGTTCTAGATAGTACAGACAGCACCAATAACTATGCCATGGCCCGCCTGAACGAAGGCCCCGTGGCAGAAGGTACGGCATGGTTCGCCATGGAGCAAACAGCGGGAAAAGGGCAGCGCGGAAAAGCATGGCATAGCCCGCCCGGCGAAAACATCCTCCTCTCAACTGCCTTGCAGCCGGCCTTACCCCTCACTGAACAGTTCATGCTGAGCGTAGCCGTCGCGTTGGGTGCCTGCGACTTCTTCGCAGCGTATGCGGGCGATGAAACCAGTATTAAATGGAGTAATGATATTTATTGGCGTGACAGAAAGGCAGCCGGCATCCTGATCGAAAATATATTGCGCGGCAGTATATGGCAATATGCCATAGTCGGCATAGGCGTAAACATCAACGCCGCCCGCTTTCCCGAACAGCTTGTTAACCCGGTTTCGCTTCGGCAAATAACCGGCCGCGAGTGGGACGCGATTGAATTGGCCAAGGACCTTTGTCAACACCTGGACCGCCGGTACCGGCAACTGGTGCCTGGCCGTTTCGAAGAACTGCTGGAAGCATACAAAAGCCGCCTGTTCCGCTTCAACACCCCGGCATTTTACCGGAAAGACGGCGAGTTGTTCCAGGCCACTATCCGCGACGTTCTCCCAGATGGCAAACTGCAACTGGAAAAAGAAAGCGGAGATCGGATGGATGCCGGTTTCGGGGAAATAGAATTTGTATTTGCGAAGTAG
- the rsfS gene encoding ribosome silencing factor codes for MAPLTILNTRKKAGNRITRNSKIFTTIIKAIQDKKGENIVSLDLRKIPEAVADFFILCEANSTNQVKAIADFVEEEVQKYTDETPYKHEGYTAQQWILVDYVNVVVHVFQPETRKFYNLEEMWSDAERMEHLG; via the coding sequence TTGGCACCCTTAACCATTCTGAATACGAGGAAAAAGGCGGGCAACCGCATCACAAGGAACAGTAAGATTTTTACAACCATCATAAAGGCCATACAGGACAAAAAGGGAGAGAACATTGTATCTCTCGATCTGCGCAAGATCCCTGAAGCAGTAGCTGACTTCTTTATCTTATGTGAGGCCAATTCCACTAATCAGGTTAAAGCAATCGCAGACTTTGTTGAGGAGGAAGTGCAGAAGTATACGGATGAAACGCCGTATAAGCACGAAGGCTATACTGCTCAGCAATGGATACTGGTGGACTATGTAAACGTCGTTGTTCATGTGTTTCAGCCAGAGACCCGAAAGTTTTACAACCTTGAGGAAATGTGGAGTGACGCCGAGCGTATGGAACATTTAGGTTAG
- the ftsH gene encoding ATP-dependent zinc metalloprotease FtsH — protein MEKGGNNYSKGSEKSPKKGPKFNIYWVYAIIGIALLAMNLFTDFRSKPESISFQQFETNYLKNDDVEKLTVVNKKYVEVYIKKEKLKDPRFEKVSKGNLGGENPGPHFTITIGSVEDFKKDYDKAIAALPPTQKKVDVFYEDRANWFDQFAPLLLPIILIIGVWVLLMRKMGGPAGGSGGPGGIFNIGKSKATLFDKGTRVNITFNDVAGLDEAKVEVMEIVDFLKNPKKYTALGGKIPKGALLVGPPGTGKTLLAKAMAGEAQVPFFSMSGSDFVELFVGVGASRVRDLFKQAREKAPCIIFIDEIDAIGRARGKNVMMSNDERENTLNQLLVEMDGFGTDSGIIILAATNRPDVLDSALLRPGRFDRQISIDKPDLNGREHIFEVHLKPIKKSANLDIKKLASMTPGFAGADIANVCNEAALIAARKGKTEVEMDDFNDAIDRVIGGLEKKNKIISPEEKEIIAYHEAGHAICGWYLEHANPLVKVTIVPRGVAALGYAQYLPKEQYLYNTEQLMDDICMTLGGRAVEEIVFGKVSTGAQNDLQVITRMAYAMVTVYGMNDKVGNVSFYDPNSDQAFTKPYSEETAKLIDEEVRKLIDEAYVRTKRMLTEKLGDVRVLAAELLKKEVLYKDDLERLIGKRPYDTHKEHQPGKEGMTTDGVHPSDIINPSPVNVTE, from the coding sequence ATGGAAAAAGGAGGCAACAATTACTCAAAGGGATCAGAAAAATCTCCGAAAAAAGGACCAAAGTTCAATATATACTGGGTTTATGCCATTATTGGTATTGCCCTGCTTGCGATGAACCTCTTTACCGATTTTCGTTCCAAACCGGAAAGTATCAGTTTTCAACAATTTGAAACGAACTATCTCAAAAATGACGACGTTGAGAAATTAACGGTTGTCAATAAGAAATATGTTGAAGTTTATATCAAGAAAGAAAAGCTGAAAGATCCCCGGTTTGAAAAGGTATCCAAGGGTAACCTCGGCGGCGAGAACCCGGGTCCCCACTTTACGATCACCATCGGATCTGTAGAAGATTTCAAAAAGGATTACGATAAAGCGATAGCAGCATTGCCACCAACCCAAAAGAAGGTGGACGTGTTCTATGAAGATCGCGCTAACTGGTTCGACCAGTTCGCTCCTTTATTACTCCCGATCATCCTGATCATTGGCGTATGGGTACTGTTGATGCGTAAAATGGGCGGTCCTGCAGGCGGAAGCGGCGGTCCGGGCGGCATTTTCAACATCGGTAAATCCAAAGCCACCTTGTTCGATAAAGGCACGCGTGTAAACATCACATTTAACGATGTTGCCGGCCTCGACGAAGCGAAAGTGGAAGTAATGGAGATCGTAGATTTCCTGAAGAACCCGAAAAAATACACCGCATTAGGTGGTAAGATACCCAAAGGAGCCCTGCTGGTAGGCCCTCCTGGTACTGGTAAAACCCTGCTGGCGAAAGCTATGGCGGGTGAAGCACAGGTGCCGTTCTTCTCTATGTCCGGTTCCGACTTCGTGGAGCTGTTCGTAGGCGTAGGCGCCAGCCGTGTACGTGACCTGTTTAAGCAGGCCCGTGAAAAAGCGCCTTGTATCATCTTTATCGACGAGATCGATGCGATTGGCCGTGCACGTGGTAAAAACGTAATGATGAGCAATGATGAGCGTGAAAACACGCTGAACCAGCTGCTCGTTGAAATGGATGGTTTTGGCACCGATAGCGGCATCATCATTTTGGCGGCCACTAACCGTCCCGATGTACTGGATAGCGCGTTATTGCGTCCAGGCCGTTTCGACCGCCAGATCTCTATCGACAAGCCAGACCTGAATGGCCGCGAGCACATCTTTGAAGTACATCTGAAGCCAATCAAAAAGTCGGCTAACCTCGATATTAAGAAACTCGCCTCCATGACCCCTGGCTTTGCCGGTGCGGATATTGCCAACGTGTGTAACGAAGCGGCGCTGATCGCTGCCCGTAAAGGCAAGACCGAAGTGGAAATGGATGACTTCAACGACGCGATCGACCGTGTGATCGGTGGTTTGGAGAAAAAGAACAAAATCATTTCCCCGGAAGAGAAGGAGATTATCGCTTACCACGAAGCTGGTCACGCCATTTGCGGCTGGTACCTAGAGCATGCGAACCCGCTTGTGAAGGTAACGATCGTACCACGTGGTGTAGCTGCACTGGGTTATGCGCAATACCTGCCGAAAGAACAATACCTCTATAATACCGAGCAGCTGATGGACGATATCTGCATGACCCTTGGTGGTCGCGCGGTAGAGGAAATCGTGTTCGGTAAAGTAAGCACCGGCGCACAGAACGACTTGCAGGTAATTACCCGCATGGCATATGCGATGGTGACGGTTTACGGTATGAACGATAAAGTGGGTAACGTATCATTCTATGATCCGAACAGCGACCAGGCGTTCACTAAACCTTACTCCGAAGAAACAGCGAAGCTGATCGACGAGGAAGTACGTAAACTGATCGACGAGGCTTATGTTCGTACCAAACGTATGCTCACCGAAAAACTGGGTGACGTAAGAGTGCTGGCGGCCGAACTGCTGAAGAAGGAAGTACTGTATAAAGACGACCTCGAGCGCCTGATCGGTAAACGTCCTTATGATACGCACAAGGAGCATCAGCCTGGTAAAGAAGGTATGACCACCGACGGTGTACATCCTTCCGACATCATCAACCCATCCCCGGTTAACGTAACTGAATAA